A window of Aliarcobacter trophiarum LMG 25534 contains these coding sequences:
- a CDS encoding methyl-accepting chemotaxis protein gives MFKNLNTRKKLYFFPILFIAIVIASSCIYLYFIDIAHKRNAAAQASEKFVLDIAKTRISVYQFLRNPNSETENIVDENMKYLENSLVDTKKDFSNQKNIDLANQSLILVDKYAELFKSFSKEKIQNTQNGIEIESETLKDSITKMANIGLEMEDKLYEINSSAVELEKEAYSNLDTNLAIILIFASILFVAISTFVANNILNSVNRFKDGLLGFFAYLNREEKDSELLDDSSKDEFGQMSKVVNENIIKTKKGIEEDRKLISETIEVLGEFEQGDLCKRLDTKVENPALMQLSTVINGMGDVLEKNIENILDVLEKYSSYNYVGRVSTKGLKEQLLGLANGINSLGDSITSMLCENKANGLTLEDSSKILLSNVDKLNLSSNEAAASLEETAAALEEITSNIRNNTESIAKMSHLSNGVTKAVNEGQAMANQTTTAMDEINTQVNLVNEAIGVIDNIAFQTNILSLNAAVEAATAGEAGKGFAVVAQEVRNLATRSAEAAKEIKEIVERATVKANEGKTIATNMIDGYKNLNTNISSTMNLISDIENASKEQLLGIEQINDAVNQLDQQTQQNAMIASQSHDIALSTDEIAKLIVEDANQKEFVGKSEVKAKEIGLKKEVKEHIINSTAKKTVKPNQNTNTSKVKEIKDNSNSDEWESF, from the coding sequence ATGTTTAAAAATTTAAACACAAGAAAAAAGTTATACTTTTTCCCAATATTATTTATTGCAATAGTAATTGCTTCAAGTTGTATATATTTATACTTTATAGATATTGCCCATAAAAGAAATGCAGCGGCACAAGCAAGTGAGAAGTTTGTTTTAGATATTGCAAAGACTAGAATATCTGTTTACCAGTTTCTTAGAAATCCAAATAGTGAAACTGAAAACATAGTTGATGAAAATATGAAATATCTTGAAAATAGTCTAGTAGATACTAAAAAAGATTTTTCTAACCAAAAAAATATAGATTTAGCGAATCAATCATTGATTTTAGTAGATAAATATGCAGAACTTTTTAAATCTTTTTCTAAAGAGAAAATACAAAATACACAAAATGGTATAGAAATAGAGAGTGAAACACTAAAAGATAGTATTACAAAAATGGCAAATATAGGTTTAGAGATGGAAGATAAACTTTATGAGATAAATAGTTCAGCTGTAGAGTTAGAAAAAGAGGCATATAGTAACCTTGACACTAATCTTGCTATTATTTTAATATTTGCTTCAATTCTCTTTGTAGCTATTTCAACTTTTGTAGCAAATAATATTTTAAATTCTGTAAATAGATTTAAAGATGGACTTTTAGGTTTTTTTGCATACTTAAATAGAGAGGAAAAAGATAGTGAGCTTTTAGATGATAGTTCAAAAGATGAGTTTGGACAGATGTCAAAAGTTGTAAATGAGAATATTATAAAGACTAAAAAAGGTATAGAAGAGGATAGAAAATTAATTAGTGAAACTATAGAGGTTTTAGGAGAGTTTGAGCAAGGTGATTTATGTAAAAGATTAGATACAAAAGTAGAAAATCCAGCTTTAATGCAACTTTCAACAGTGATAAATGGTATGGGGGATGTTTTAGAGAAAAATATTGAAAATATTTTAGATGTTCTTGAGAAATACTCTTCATATAACTATGTAGGTAGAGTTTCAACAAAAGGTTTAAAAGAGCAACTTTTAGGTTTGGCTAATGGAATAAATTCTTTAGGAGATTCTATTACTTCAATGCTTTGTGAAAATAAGGCAAATGGTTTAACACTAGAAGATAGTTCAAAAATTCTTCTATCAAATGTTGATAAATTAAACTTAAGTTCAAATGAAGCAGCAGCATCACTAGAAGAGACAGCAGCAGCATTAGAAGAGATAACTTCAAATATAAGAAATAATACAGAGAGTATTGCAAAGATGTCACATCTTTCAAATGGTGTTACAAAAGCAGTAAATGAAGGACAAGCTATGGCAAATCAGACAACAACTGCAATGGATGAGATAAATACACAAGTAAATCTTGTAAATGAGGCAATAGGAGTAATTGATAATATAGCATTTCAAACAAATATTCTTTCACTAAATGCAGCAGTAGAAGCAGCAACAGCAGGGGAAGCAGGAAAAGGGTTTGCAGTTGTTGCACAAGAGGTAAGAAATCTAGCAACAAGAAGTGCAGAAGCTGCAAAAGAGATAAAAGAGATAGTAGAAAGAGCAACAGTAAAAGCTAATGAAGGAAAAACTATTGCTACAAATATGATAGATGGATATAAAAACTTAAATACAAATATCTCTTCAACAATGAATTTAATATCTGATATAGAGAATGCTTCAAAAGAGCAACTATTAGGGATTGAACAGATAAATGATGCAGTAAATCAATTAGACCAACAGACACAACAAAATGCTATGATAGCTAGTCAATCACATGATATTGCTCTAAGTACAGATGAGATAGCAAAACTAATAGTAGAAGATGCTAATCAAAAAGAGTTTGTAGGTAAGAGTGAGGTAAAAGCTAAAGAGATAGGATTAAAGAAAGAGGTAAAAGAGCATATAATAAACTCTACAGCTAAAAAGACAGTAAAACCAAATCAAAATACAAACACTTCTAAAGTAAAAGAGATTAAAGATAACTCTAATAGTGATGAGTGGGAAAGCTTTTAA
- a CDS encoding ArsR/SmtB family transcription factor produces MGKLCCNDRDKEEIIENLVDEEVLYYVAELFKAFADSTRIKIISLLKDQRLCVNSISDILNISQSAISHQLKILKNAKIVKSRREGKWIFYSLDDLHIQKIFDMGLEHIVEGKK; encoded by the coding sequence ATGGGAAAATTGTGCTGTAATGATAGAGATAAAGAAGAGATTATAGAAAATCTAGTTGATGAAGAGGTTTTATATTATGTAGCTGAGCTTTTTAAAGCATTTGCAGATAGTACTAGAATAAAGATAATTTCACTTTTAAAAGATCAAAGACTTTGTGTAAACTCTATTAGTGATATTTTAAATATTAGTCAATCAGCCATTTCGCATCAATTAAAGATTTTAAAAAATGCAAAAATTGTAAAGAGTAGAAGAGAGGGTAAATGGATTTTTTACTCTCTTGACGATTTACATATACAAAAAATATTTGATATGGGATTAGAACATATAGTAGAGGGTAAAAAATGA
- a CDS encoding DUF302 domain-containing protein produces MQYIEVSSKTVQEVVNSIKEIAPKYSFGVQHIHNLKETLTSKGKVLNEDCQVIDICNPNVAEVFLNEDISLSSIMPCKIAVYTNDNETNITLNSLVQLVDDINPELIELAQRAQEELLKIIEEAK; encoded by the coding sequence ATGCAGTATATTGAAGTTTCAAGTAAAACTGTACAGGAAGTAGTAAATAGTATTAAAGAGATAGCACCAAAATATAGTTTTGGAGTTCAACATATCCACAATCTAAAAGAGACATTAACATCTAAAGGGAAAGTTCTAAATGAAGATTGCCAAGTTATAGATATTTGTAATCCAAATGTTGCAGAAGTTTTTTTAAATGAGGATATTAGTCTATCTTCTATTATGCCTTGTAAAATAGCAGTTTATACAAATGATAATGAGACAAATATAACTTTAAACTCTTTAGTTCAACTAGTTGATGATATAAACCCTGAGTTAATCGAATTAGCACAAAGAGCTCAAGAGGAGCTTTTAAAAATAATAGAGGAAGCAAAATAG
- a CDS encoding heavy metal translocating P-type ATPase — protein MKKVKLENLDCGSCAIKLEDGLNKLEELENVKVDFSTSTLIFEEKNNSVSLDFLEKEIQKIEKHISIEKEKKEKKNFWQNLDKQLLFTTTLSIFLTILAYNYIGNSYFKISVYFVAYLLVGYEVLFTAFKNILNGKIFDENFLMSVATLGAFALGDFVEGISVMIFYSIGEMFQRVAVNNSRDSINSLIDIKPESAFVKEGENVVEKRVEEIKIGDILLVKKGQKVPTDSRSLGTSFFDTSAITGEGVPKNIKIEENVLSGFINLGESIYIKATSLFKDSTVAKIVELIENASLKKANAEKFITKFARVYTPIVVLLALFIAIFPPLLIEGATFEEFIKRALVFLVISCPCALVISVPLSFFSAIGAISREGVLVKGANYIEKLTEIKNFVFDKTGTLTNGVFELTKIKSFKLEEDEFLKLIATAESFSNHPIAKAIVNSYKKDLNLKLLTNTKEISGLGISAKIEDIEVLVGNRQLLEKYSIEIEENVYENGTIFVAINGEFDGYLVLTDTIKSNAKEFIEELRNLGLEKTYILSGDKKEIAISVAKELNIDEARYELLPHEKLEHYKDIKNSSKTTTAFVGDGINDAPTLALCDIGFAMGDAGSSIAIKNADIVVLNDNLNSIAKAIKIAKKTKKIVYQNIIFIIFIKVLFLILGVEAIIGMKEAIFADVGVALLSILNTLRILRR, from the coding sequence ATGAAAAAAGTAAAACTAGAAAATTTAGATTGTGGCTCTTGTGCCATAAAACTAGAGGATGGTTTAAATAAACTTGAAGAGTTAGAAAATGTAAAGGTAGATTTTTCTACTTCAACTTTGATATTTGAAGAGAAAAACAATAGTGTATCTTTAGATTTTTTAGAAAAAGAGATACAAAAAATAGAGAAACATATAAGTATAGAAAAAGAGAAAAAAGAGAAAAAAAACTTTTGGCAGAATTTAGATAAACAACTTCTTTTTACAACAACTCTTTCTATATTTTTAACAATTCTTGCATATAACTATATAGGAAATAGCTATTTCAAAATCTCTGTTTATTTTGTAGCTTATCTTCTAGTTGGTTATGAGGTTCTTTTTACTGCATTTAAAAACATTTTAAATGGTAAAATCTTTGATGAAAACTTTTTGATGAGTGTTGCAACTTTGGGAGCTTTTGCATTAGGTGATTTTGTAGAGGGAATTTCTGTTATGATTTTTTACTCTATTGGAGAGATGTTCCAAAGAGTTGCTGTTAATAACTCAAGAGATAGTATAAATTCCCTAATAGATATAAAACCTGAAAGTGCCTTTGTAAAAGAGGGTGAGAATGTAGTAGAAAAAAGAGTGGAAGAGATAAAAATAGGTGATATTTTACTTGTAAAAAAAGGTCAAAAAGTACCAACAGATTCTAGATCTTTAGGAACTAGTTTTTTTGATACAAGTGCAATTACAGGTGAGGGTGTTCCAAAAAATATCAAAATAGAAGAAAATGTTTTAAGCGGATTTATAAACCTAGGTGAGAGCATTTATATAAAAGCAACTTCATTATTTAAAGATTCAACAGTGGCAAAAATAGTTGAATTAATAGAAAATGCAAGTTTAAAAAAAGCAAATGCAGAGAAGTTTATAACAAAATTTGCTAGAGTTTATACTCCAATAGTGGTGCTTTTGGCTCTATTCATTGCAATTTTCCCACCTCTTCTTATTGAGGGAGCAACTTTTGAAGAGTTTATAAAAAGAGCATTAGTATTTTTAGTAATCTCATGTCCGTGTGCTTTGGTTATATCTGTGCCACTCTCATTTTTTAGTGCAATTGGTGCAATATCAAGAGAGGGAGTTTTGGTAAAAGGTGCAAACTATATAGAAAAACTAACAGAGATAAAAAACTTTGTTTTTGATAAAACAGGAACTCTTACAAATGGAGTATTTGAACTAACAAAAATCAAAAGTTTTAAGCTAGAAGAAGATGAATTTTTAAAGCTTATTGCAACAGCTGAAAGTTTTTCAAATCACCCAATAGCAAAAGCTATAGTAAACAGCTATAAAAAAGATTTAAATTTAAAACTACTTACAAATACAAAAGAGATAAGTGGTTTAGGAATTTCTGCAAAAATAGAAGATATAGAAGTTTTAGTAGGAAATAGACAACTTTTAGAAAAGTATAGTATAGAAATTGAAGAAAATGTTTATGAAAATGGGACTATTTTTGTAGCTATAAATGGTGAGTTTGATGGGTATTTAGTTTTAACTGATACTATAAAATCAAATGCAAAAGAGTTTATAGAGGAGTTGAGAAATTTAGGGCTTGAAAAAACTTATATTTTAAGTGGAGATAAAAAAGAGATAGCTATCAGTGTAGCAAAAGAGCTAAATATAGATGAGGCAAGATATGAACTCTTACCACATGAAAAGCTAGAACATTACAAAGATATTAAAAATAGTTCAAAAACTACAACAGCCTTTGTAGGAGATGGAATAAATGATGCTCCAACTTTAGCACTTTGTGATATTGGTTTTGCAATGGGAGATGCTGGAAGTTCAATTGCAATAAAAAATGCTGATATTGTGGTGTTAAATGATAATCTTAACTCTATAGCAAAAGCTATAAAAATAGCAAAGAAAACAAAAAAAATTGTATATCAAAATATTATATTTATAATCTTTATAAAAGTGCTATTTTTAATCTTAGGTGTTGAGGCTATTATTGGGATGAAAGAGGCTATATTTGCTGATGTTGGAGTTGCACTTTTGTCTATATTAAATACTCTTAGAATTTTAAGAAGATAA